A stretch of DNA from Glycine max cultivar Williams 82 chromosome 18, Glycine_max_v4.0, whole genome shotgun sequence:
CCAAAATACTATAATTTAGAAAAGTCAACTCTAGAAAAGTAGTAATTTAGTCAAAGTCTGGCTTCTTGCTCATATTCTGTAATGTATACCTCTCCCTTCCATTCTAACACAACCATGACACAATGTCCATCCACTATTCCCCGCCCCCGCCGCCCACCCTCCACTCCATTCGCATCTCCCTCTCCGACATCTCCACTTCCCCGCCGGACCGCCGCCCCTTCGACACGCCCCGCCGCTTCGCCTCCTTCGCCCACCGCCTCTCCCACCTCCTCCTTCTCCCGCTCCCGCACTCCCCGCCCGTCCACACCGCCCTCAAGGGACTCTCCGCCGAGCTCTCCAAGGCCGCCGAGACCGTCTCCGTCTACAACAACGGAAGCAAGATACTCGTCCTTGTCACCTGCAAAATCCTCTCTTCCGCCCTCCAAGAACGCGCCGTCGCCATCGCCGGCTGGCTCGCACTCCTTGCTTCCGCCCTCCCCGCCGCCGGCGATGACGACGACCTCCGCAAGAAGGTGTCCGACCTCGCTAGGGACATGAAGCTCGCACAGTTCAAAGTAACTTCTCTTTCTctatgtttctgtttttttttttttttaatccaaatgaatggaacatatatttttttttttttaccaaaggaAACTCAGGCCAATACCTGTGAATAAAGAAGcgtttaatttaattcttcaaATTGCAGAATGATTATTTTAGTCGTTAAAATTATAAGGCAATataacatgaataaaaaaagatgcAATATTTAATggccttttgttttcttttttcaaagagtttttaagttttctaaagttaaaaaaattgtttgatttgaAAATTCTTTCGGCAGAGTCTGTTCCCACTTCCTTGCGAATTTGTTTTTGGCAAATTTTCACATGTTTTAGATCAGAGAAGAGTTAAAAATTGATCATGAGTCCATTGATTCTGACCTAAAACATTTTtgagtaatttttatattagatctaaaattttataccgatttttaacttgatttttcatcaaaaaatccaaacataaatcaaaatcaatttcatttaagattaattttgttaacaATAATTCAATCACGCACAAATCATCCCGCGCAAAATTTGTTTGCACCATTCAAGAGTTTTTCACTGAGAGCTTGTCGTTGTTGTGCTCTTATGCAGTAGCAGCTACCAGCTGcagtaaacttttaaaaaaatggaattttGGAACATCTCGTACCTATTTctgtttttcactttttaaagCACTTGTTTTCAATTGATGAGTAACGTAAAACTGCTTTAGAAATCAGTTTATACAATCAAAATCTGAATAACAGGCCCTaagtgattttattttctaaactaaaattaaagtcTAATATACATGTATTACCAACGTAAAAGCTGTTACTctatcaaacaattaaaaatcatatttgctATGATTGATTGACGCTATTAAAAATAGTAcatcaaattttcatttcagaatcaacatatatttgatagATAATCATGTCCCTTTAACATATTATTTGAGGTTCAATCTTTAGATCCGTCATCCGAGATTATGGAAGAACATTAGTTTGGATAGGACCCATAAGTCAATTCTTTAAATGGATGTCTGTACCTCAAGGATTAGTGTCTGGTCCTTGGGGATACCTTGGACTCCTAACtcctaaaaaaatgtttcatctACAAAATGCCTCTAATGTAAATTTTTGTTACATATATTATCtgaaactttaattttggtttgTATCTAAGTTTTGATGTTAATTTATCCTAATATTGTTAAATGATagtcgttttaattttaaaattaaaaacataaacattAAAGTAGCAGATGGATGGTAATTTCAGTGAAGGATTAAGCTTAACTTGTGCTTTGAATTTTAAGGATTAATGTAGTCTATTATTCTGGTTTCTACCGTGTTTTAGTGGCTAAGGTGTTTGATGATAGGTCTCAGAGAACGAAGAGAGGGTTTGGTGCACGCTGGAAAAGGAAGGGGAAGGGAGAGAGAGCAGCAAAGCAGTTCAGAGTGGTATTGTCATGGATTTGGCTCGTGCTTTGGGGTTTGAGCCTGGTGATCGTGCTGAGTTTTGTAACCAAGTGAAGCTCTTCAAAGGTGATCCTTTTAGATCCCATTCTGTGCCTGAGAGAAGGGTATTGATGTCCTTGGAGAGGATTCTTAGTAACTGGTCTGTGGAGCCTGTCCCTGTGAGCCCTAATTGGGACTTTGAAATTGTTGAAGATGCTGCTGCTCCTGTTTTTGCGTTTAAGAGTTTCCTCTGCCCCTTGACCAAGGAAGTCATGAGGGACCCTGTGGTTGTTCTGGAGTCCTCTCAGGCCTATGAGAGGACTGCAATTGAGTACTGGTTTGAACGGTGCATCCAGGACGGCCGTGACCCCACTTGTCCGGTCACTGGCAGGGTTCTTAAGTCCTTGGAGCTGAAGCCTAATATTGGGTTGGCTGGAGCAATTGAAGAGTGGGTTGGAAGGGTTGTTGAGTATCAAATCAAATCTGCAGTGCAGTATCTGAGTGAGGATCCCTTGTCTGTTGATCATGTTGAGCGTGCTCTGGATCATGTTTTTAAGGTTTCTGAAGAGCACCCCACTAGAAGATACATAATCAGGAATGCTGGTGTTGTGCAGCTGATAGTGACTGTGCTCAGTAATAACTCCAAAACTATTGGATCGCATTTGAGAAGCAAAGCTCTAATGACTTTACTTAGCTTGGCAGAGGATGAAGAAAGCAGGGTCAGTTTTGTTTATCTTTCTATGCTTATTTTCGAGTTTTTGCATCTTTAATTCTCTCaacaaatgaacaaaacaaGATTATGCAAGTCTCACCAACCAATATATCAAACAGTCAAAGTGTCATGTCAAGGTATGGCAAGAGAATTAACTTGGTATAGGAAAACTGTGAATTGATGGGTTTGTTCaaagcatacaaaaaaaattgcttgctgcagttttttttccttctttactAGAGACTCTGATTGCTTTATAATATGCTTTGTGTTGAAACAAACAAGTTTGTTAAATTTGGAAGAATATTTTCCCTTAGATTCTCATACTTCATTTCAAGTTATGTAAAACACTCATTGTCTAGAACTCTCGTAAACCATCTAGGCATCTACATGTTATTTTCAAGTGCAAGCATGCATATTAAATTAAAGGcttaattattcatttgatcCTTCAGTTTGGACTGAATGCAATtttgtcttttgattttttgagctaattaagttttctatttttaaaattaaacgaTATGGTTCTGtagtcattttttttctatcttaaactctcaaattattattttacactcAAATATTTGGGGCTATTCAACAGATTTGAGATATGAAATGACATTAAAAGTTTTAGAAGTCAAATTTagtgaaaatttgataaatttgaaGGATTTTATAGAATATAAGATTAGGGtttgaagagagaaaaatttgaggaattctttttggatgaaattttatattttgattgacaAGTTTtgagcaaaagaaagtttaaaataatttaattgttttaatttgtgaatatttttgtgtaaaaaaatgaaaatttgagggATTTACGTAGAAGAAAATTGACAACAGGATCAAATCtgctaaattttaataatagtcTTAATGGACTCAAAACAAATTAAGAGACCAAAATTGCACAAGTCTTAAAGAAAGGGACTAAAAGTACAATTAAGCCTAAATTAAATCTAACTACTTTGCTGGATGACTGCATTAGAAAGTgagaagaaaacattaacagATAGCTGTTCTTCTGATTTTAGTTTCAAATATTCTTCAAATTCTCTTGccaaatttcatattttcacctttttctttttctagtgGAAAAGTGTACTGATTTTGCATTATCAACGACAAAATCAAATtatccaaaaacaaaacaaggtGTAAGGAATTATTTACATCGACGTTGATGTCAACCCTTGCCTTTTGGGATATATGATTTTTCATTGGTTTCTGGCACATATGCCTTTTTGGTACATACTCTGGCTCATGTACTACTACTGTTCCTGATGCAATTTTTAACTTACTGCTAGAAAATAATGCTTGAACGGGGCACTACTAGATTGGCCATACATAGTCTTATTGGGAACtctgagaaagagagagaacatGCTATCAAGTTATTACTAGAGTTCTGCAATGATGAAGATTGTTGCGTAAGAATTGCATCAGAAAAAGGTGCATTAGTTCTTCTCTCAAGTATAGCAGGAAATATGGAGTATCCATCCTTGTCCAATTTAGCTGAGGAAGTCTTAAGGCAGATGGAGAGGGTAGAGGATAATGTTCAATGTTTGGCAGCAGCTGGAAGATTTGGACCATTGATTTCACGGTTACATGATGGTATGTAGcatttatgttaaaaatataggcttaaatatgtttttgatccctaataaatatccgatttttgtgtttgttttttaataaatttctacTTTGTGTTGAGTCCCTATTAAAACAATACTTTTGTTTTTGGtccttgattttttgttttagtccctGATAAATTAgcgaattttgtatttgttcctTAATAAATTAGcgaattttgttttagtcctgTCTAATAATAAATGGAAAAAATTTATCAGGAGACAAACAcgaaatttgttaatttatcggggactaaaaataagtgtcaagaactaaaaataaaattgttgttttattagAAACCCAATGCAAAGCAAAAATTTAGGGCCTCAAAATATGTTGGTGATGTTTGAAAGTGGTTTTTGGTAAGCCTTTAAGATTAAATACATCAAATTGTAATTTGTCTGAATTCTGGAGCAGGCTCTGTTGGTGTAAAGATAGAGATGGCTTCTCTGGTGGGAAGGATGACCTTGACAAATAGCTGTAAAGAACAAATTGCAAGGCAAGGTGCCAGAGTATTTGTCGAACTTTTGTCTAATCAAGAAGGAAGCGGACCAAGCCTTCAAGCATTGTATAACTTGTCAGGGTTGGATGGCAATGCAACCATCCTTATTGAATCTTCAGTCCTTCCATCTCTTATAGAAGTTTTATTTGATGAGAAGGATCCATCATATGAGCTGAAGTCATTAGCTGCTTCAACAATTGCGAATATTGTATCTAAGCCAGGGCATTGGGAATTAGCATCTGCTGACAAGAAAGGAAACCCAATGCAGTCAGAAATTGTTGTTTTAAGACTTTTGGGGCTTTTAAACAGTTTGCCCTCTCAGTGTCAAGTGATAGTTCTTCGCATTCTTTGTGGTATTACATCATCTCCTCAGGCATCAGGTAATTTCCATTAAGTAGCATTACGTTAATAGGGTGATTGTGATCTAAGGCATTTCTTCACGAATTCATTTAACTCTTTTTTGTATTCTATGTCAAGTTGACTTCACAACCTCAATTTGAGTTGTTTAATTTGGTATTAGGTTTCAGTTTCTTCATTAAAATTCAGATATACAAAAGAGGTGGATGATGTTGCATTGTAATTAAATGAGAACTGCACCATTTGGTATTtgctctaaaattttattttttacggcTCTACAATCAATGAATATACAGGCTGTTTTGTGCCACTTGCTTAGATGTTACCATTCACAGATTATATCATTGGAAAGAAACCAGTTACTTCTTTTGAAGCAATGCATTTACTTTTTGGTGTGTTTTCAAGggttttgtttgaataaatttgGCTTCCCTTTGATATCTATTTTGGTTTTTGATTTGTTAATATCAGATTAAATGTAGTAATCATTAGCTCTTTGTGTCAGAAAAATTTGACATTTACAAGAAAATTATCAAGTCACAGTTTCATAATTTCAGCAAACCAGAAGTTTATGTTATAGTCCTGAGTGTGTGTGTGATGTGGCTTTGTTCTAATATATTTAGGTTATTAGGTACATTTTATTCCTTTTGATTTGTTGATGTCAAAACTcaataattatagtaattattaGATCTTTATGGTTGAAAGGTTACAAGTAACTCAAATTGCGTTATACCTAAAGTAATAGTTTCAACTTTTGACAAATGCAAATATCTGAAGTAATATTCCAGAGTTCTAGTTTCttgaaattattattctttttccccctcttttctttttctagatgatgatttaataattttttagtcacATTTTTTTCTGGCCTTTAATCTTAAGCAAAATAGTTTTAGGTGAGACTATGTGATGGCCATCCTGCTTTTGTGATGGAAAATCAATTGTATTACAGTAGCTATGTCCAATAGAAGGATCCATTTTCCATCTTCACACTGAATAACGACGCGTGATGTTTTACATTTGTTTATCTTATTCAGAGTTAGTAGCCAGTCATATCACGTCCAAGGGTGGCTTTGGATCGGTCAtaccatttcttgaacatccAGAAGTTGAACATAGAGTGTTTGCTTTCAAGCTAACAAGACTAATATCTGAATGGTTTAGTCAATATATTGCAAATGAGTTGAGACTGTCAAACAAACTTACGgtactcaaagaaaagctgtTAAATAACCAATCTACAAGTGATGAGAGATCAGATGCAGCACAGATACTTGCAAATTTTTCCCTCTCAGAAGGTGAAATACAGACACTTTTAGGAGGTGATTTTGTGGAATGGACTGCTGTTACTCTTAAGAACCAGCGGCGCATTTCCAATGCAAGGTCTTCTTATACTGCATCAGGCATGCAGGAAGGTCTTATAGGTCTCTTGCTTCACTTCACAAGGAACCTTGATCAACAAACTCTTAATATAGTTAGAGAAAATCGCCTTATGGGTATTTTCTGTGAGCAGCTGGATTATACttcaaaagcaaaggtgaaacaACTCGCTGCCATTGGATTGAAACACCTATCAGAATTTGGAAGGTCAGTTACTGCTAGGGACTCTAAACCACCATCTTCCAGTGGGTTCTGCTCTTTCTTCGTGCTCATGTGTGGGAAAGCCTCTAGTCAACCTTCCATGTGCCCCATTCACAACTGCCTGTGTGACGAAGATAGTCAGCTGTGCCTGCTTAAGAGCAACTGTATCAAACCCCTTGTTGACATCCTCCATGACAATGACACTGATGTTCAGCTTGCTGCAGTGGATGCACTATCTACTCTATTACTAGATTACACGTCTTGCAGTTTCAAAAGAGTTGTGGATGAGCTTGAGCATCTGGGTGCAATTGATTCTCTTATCACTCTCTTTACAGAAGTTAGATCTGAGGAGCTTCAAGAGAAGACAATTTGGATGATAGAAAAGATATTGAGAGTAGACAATGTCAGCGATCGGTATGCACTCAATCATTCTCTTGTGCGAGCTTTGGTTGAATCCTTTAAGCATGGGAATACCAACACAAGGAAACATGCTCAAGATGCTTTAACCCTCCTAAAGCAGTTATCAGGAGTTAGTGGAAAGACATCAAGTCAAACTCGAGCTAGAAGATAGCAAAAAGTTGTTCAAATATTGTATAATCAAACAACAATCTTTCCCTATTGTTTGTATAGAAGTCAGAAAGAGTTAAAGGGCAAGATTAATTGTACACATCAACCATGTAATGTCATTATTGTAAACATTCATTTTGGAAGAGTTGCCGTAGGGCGGAAGCATTTTAACAAATATGTGCTTGTTTGTGATCACTTTAGATCAGGATAAATATGTGGTACTCTATGTACTTAGCAACTAAGTTGGTTAGATAGTGTTGAATAAATATTGCAAACCGATACAGAGAAATCTTAACCTTAACATATGACTTTTATAATATTGTGATTCAATGATTGATAATTTAGCAGCTAAATGGCTAGAATTGATTTTCTTACATACCAGTTAAGATCAATGTTTGTAGTTGGTAATTATCAtggaatgaaaaattaaattgaaacattTTCCTCGACAAGAATAAGCCTTTATAATTCTTTGTAGGTTAGTATCTTATTGTCTATCtactataatatataatttcgtgaattatattatcatatCAAAACTTTAGTAAGTACTATTGTTTTCATTTACCAACAAACTTCAACACAGCTGGCAGATAATCATATAATCAAATTCTTTAATATGTTGTTAGAGGTTTAATTCTTAGTCATGCCCATGAAGAAAATTTTGTTGGAAGAAACAATAGATACTTCAATAATCTCtacttaaagaaattaattttcaactatCTGAAAAGGATATTCTTTTGcataaataaaaagagtattATTTCCATTATGTCAACATTTTTAGTGAGTATTATTCTTTGCATAAATAAAGAGTATTATTTCCATCATGTTTCAATCAAAAAAATTCCTTCACTTATCatattctttctattttaaaatatcttttttaatttctttctatttGAAATAGTAATaaatctttaactttttttccttttctttttcttcaaaactacaCATGACATTCTAATTTTCACTATTACTGTTTTTTCAACTATTTGACTCgtcctttacctttttttataattagttacCTTTTATTAGTGGCAATATATTAAATGTGTGTGAGATTTACTTTTGTtgtcattaaaataataatctttaGGAGTATTATCTTATTCTACATTGTtttgatttataaaaattattacataaataataaaaacaacattCACGACCCTTTCCCCCCTTTATAACAACGGTTATCAGTGAAACACATAGACCCAATGAAAATCCTATTTGCAATTATTAAAAACTAGTGATGTTAAAATCAAATACATTGCAATTTTCTATCAAAGACATGGTAAAAGCTACATAAGGAACACAAAAGGAAAGGTAAAAGGGGCAAAAGATGATTGCTTTGGTCTGATTAAATACTTTCCCTTAATAAGCTGAATTGAGttgatatgattaaaaaaactagAGGAAAAAATAACGTGGAAAAATTAAGGAAGAGCACATACAACCCCCCAAAGTCACAAAGTGAAAACAAAGATAGCTTTGGTCTGTTAATCTCCCCACAAAGTTTGGCATTAGTGCCAACACATTGCTTCACTTTGTGGATGAATGCATGTAGCTAGTACAgctattaaaaagaaagaaaacacggACACTGCTCTTCTAGAGGGTAGCAGCCGCAGGACAAGTTATAAAAGAAACACTTGTTTTGCTTTCTGGCTGCACCGATTAGGTATCAAAGACACTTTATGTTCCAAAAAGGAAGCTGATTTTATTGAATTGGAGTAAGCAATgaactataaaataaaacaaattaaatacttAGTCCTGTTTATTTCAccattacaaaattaattattatactttCTAATAAACAAGATGCATCTAAATAGTCCTGTTTATTAAATTGGAGTAAGCAATGAACTATGCAATTAAATCCTTAGTCCTGTTTATCTTACCATTAATTACAAGATTAAAGTGAGAGGgctaaggatttttttttcttaaatagtaTTTAGTCCAGCTTCTTCttttaaggagaaaaaaagtttttaaaaaaattggaccAAACACTATTATATTTTCGATAAGGAAACTTGTTCCTACAAATAGCGAATCCTAATTTGAATTCTTATAAAcaactattatatttttgttatctcAAGTAGAATTGTCActtatttaaacaaatttagaaattaataaggggaataaaaaataattaaatttcaacacACTcatacacatattttttttctactatTTTATAGGTGCTAAATATTTaccaattttatttatgattaatttctaCCAAAGAACctgatgaattatttttaatggaaTCTTTCATTTTGATCACATTTTTTCTAGTACCATTGGTTGCCACCACTAATACCGCTATCATTATTATCGTCGTCACCTACAGCATTGGCAgcgccaccaccaccgccgccaTCACCATTGTCACTGCAACCACCATTGATATTTCTACCACTTTTACTGCTAACACTACCACCATCATCATTTTTGTTACTCTCATGTAAAAGTactcttaaactaattttaatataatataaaacttttatgatgatttgaaactaattatattttaaaaattaattttaaacttttttgaaattaaaactaaaaattaattgttatttttaaaatttttgaaaccCAAACATAAAACCAGCCCCAAATAAGACCTTACTTAATGGATCTGAATCCAATTCCAGTGAAACCAATATAAATGTTGGTCCCCCCATTTAATATGTGCAGCatcccaaaataataataagttttacttcaatcaaataaataaactaattggTTCCATTAGGGGAACTTATGAGTTATTATTAACAGTTGATTAAAATATTAAGGGAAATGGACCACTAGAGCCTAATAAGGAAGTAATATAGGTAAACTCTAGGTCATCCTCAAAAGGTGGTTCGAGCAAGAGGActataagtgtgtgtgtgtgtgaaaatgTTTTAGATTGAGCGTATTTGTGGAACCCTTGAATTATACATGTGTTTTGATGGTTGGATTGCTCGTTTGCTACATTTTGTTGAGAGAGAAAAttggaagaattttttttgggATTTCAGTCTTAGATgggaaaagagagaaggaagttgaagaaatgaaaaaattgtgACCATTTTAAGCCGCCATTAAATGTGGTAGTAAAACATTTTACATGattattgttcattttttaacaaagtTACTAGCTGAAACTAAGAGAAGGACAAATGTGCTCAAGGATGGAATAATGTACTCAAGGAGGAAACTTTCAGTGAccattttacttaaaataatctTCTAGGGGACCAAATTATTATCACCTATATATTTTAGGGACGAAAATGGAGATTTATTCATTAAGAAATGAAAACTTTCAAAtaacttcttctttatttttgaaatattgatctttaaatttaattttgattttttttttaaaaaggttggACAAAATATAGCCTTAATTTATTCATAAGCTTGTTGTTGCACTTCTTACATATTTGACGGGAAACGCGAGACACGCATACACATTTTCATTTACGAAAAGGATGGAAACCAAATTATATGcgtgattttttttagattttccgTGACCAAATTCCACTCCTTGTATATAGTACATACATCAAGTACGAATGaacttattaattttcaataacgTGAAAGATAACCAATTTATTATATGACCAAGTCTCCACCAATTTTCTCACTTCTATTTCGTGTTTGTCATGTATTAAGAGACATACAATGCACATGAACTGATGGActttacaaatttatttctatctatctatctttctttttctttctttcttttaaccaAAACCATATATTTTTCCACGTAAGAAACATATGTATAGCATTTTGCAATAAATGCAAAGACTTATTCAAAACTATTAAGACTATATATAGCTCCTACTGTGACGGGTTCTCATCACTGCAGCCAAAGATTTGGTACCCAAAATATGAAGGAGTATATATTAGTAGTAAGCTATATATAgtttgaatcaaattaaatatataaagacTTCAAGGTTTTAAAATAGTTAGTGTTCATGAGTTGGCATATATACCCATCTGCATGAATTGTAATCACATCGAACTGCATCCATAATATTATATGTGCATATGTTGTTTCAGCTTTATAAGGGGTGTGATAACTACCTACCCTACCTGAGATTAATGCAGGTGATACTCATTTATTtgctataattttaattatacaaatattaatatttatcccaTGAAATGCATAGACTAAGATACTaaactaatattaaaatgaaaaagtaggaaaaaacaaagattaacattaaagaattatattatatgtttagcagataaaaaatttaaataaataatttgataataGTAATCCATATATAAACTCATATGTgaacatgtatttattttaaagtattttataatataaccaTTTTTTATCGGTATTTTTCTCGATTCTTAATCGTTTTGACTAGTTTTACCAATTTCTTAAATTGTTGGCTCTAATATCTAACTCATTCtcagtttaaaatttaaatagtagTCAGTGGAACTGACCGatctgattttaaaaattaatagaaaacagCACCGATAACAAATTAAAAGTAATGGAGAAATTTGGATCTGTGCTTGATGGTTTTGTCcttctaattaatattaatagtaaTGCTTGTTGAAAGAGTAAACCTAGGAGGCGTGATATTCTTATACGTATTGATAATAcgagaaaaatataattctccttCATTTGTTGACAACACTAAGGTAACCGATCGTTGGATTTGCTGCTCTCAACCACATGATAGGTTTAGATATGAAATCTTAATCTTAATACGAAAGAGTGGtcaaattattgttattttttttgttcaatgtaTTCATTTCTCTAAAGTGAGTAattttagaagataaaaattattgatgaaaaaTCAACTATTGatattatgtatatattatgcataataaattatacatgtgttttttctttgcaaaaattaTACGTGTATGTGTTACAATATTAATCTTTGATATTTCATCAATAACTTTTTTGGAACAGTAATGAAGGGAAAAGAGCAAACAGCTAAAGCTAaggaatcaaaataaaagtcatGCAGCACAAAACCTTATGGTGCatcaataactaaaattaattacttatttttaaaaagtcaaaCTCTATACAATagaatgtgtaatttttttgttgcttataaaaaatgtgtaatttttctaacataatactattattttttacacCAAAAAGACCACTGTACTCTTCATAAATTTGTTTGTgctcaattatattttaattcctacAAATATGGTTACATTTAACTTtggtactttattttttttttaattttagttcttgaatgttttaaaacttttgaaaataaatttcgtTACCATTTAACGATAACATGACatgtataatatataagaaataacaaGTGATATGtcataattaaataagtatCACAtcataactaaataataatcgaaattatttttaaatatttttaacttataagaattaaaactaatattttttttgaaaggattaAACCACATCTAGTTATAttcataaaaactaaaattatattttaccacTTATTTAACATAAGACACTAATTCTCTAAAAAACCATAAGACAATAATTTGACACTTAAAACATAATTAGTACGCAACTTAATTTTGAATAGTAATAATGATATGAAATAttgtaatattaataaaaaatactataagaATAGTAATAATGTAGTGGTTAGATTTGCAAAATTCTATggcatttttttaa
This window harbors:
- the LOC102659945 gene encoding U-box domain-containing protein 44 isoform X1, whose product is MSIHYSPPPPPTLHSIRISLSDISTSPPDRRPFDTPRRFASFAHRLSHLLLLPLPHSPPVHTALKGLSAELSKAAETVSVYNNGSKILVLVTCKILSSALQERAVAIAGWLALLASALPAAGDDDDLRKKVSDLARDMKLAQFKVSENEERVWCTLEKEGEGRESSKAVQSGIVMDLARALGFEPGDRAEFCNQVKLFKGDPFRSHSVPERRVLMSLERILSNWSVEPVPVSPNWDFEIVEDAAAPVFAFKSFLCPLTKEVMRDPVVVLESSQAYERTAIEYWFERCIQDGRDPTCPVTGRVLKSLELKPNIGLAGAIEEWVGRVVEYQIKSAVQYLSEDPLSVDHVERALDHVFKVSEEHPTRRYIIRNAGVVQLIVTVLSNNSKTIGSHLRSKALMTLLSLAEDEESRKIMLERGTTRLAIHSLIGNSEKEREHAIKLLLEFCNDEDCCVRIASEKGALVLLSSIAGNMEYPSLSNLAEEVLRQMERVEDNVQCLAAAGRFGPLISRLHDGSVGVKIEMASLVGRMTLTNSCKEQIARQGARVFVELLSNQEGSGPSLQALYNLSGLDGNATILIESSVLPSLIEVLFDEKDPSYELKSLAASTIANIVSKPGHWELASADKKGNPMQSEIVVLRLLGLLNSLPSQCQVIVLRILCGITSSPQASELVASHITSKGGFGSVIPFLEHPEVEHRVFAFKLTRLISEWFSQYIANELRLSNKLTVLKEKLLNNQSTSDERSDAAQILANFSLSEGEIQTLLGGDFVEWTAVTLKNQRRISNARSSYTASGMQEGLIGLLLHFTRNLDQQTLNIVRENRLMGIFCEQLDYTSKAKVKQLAAIGLKHLSEFGRSVTARDSKPPSSSGFCSFFVLMCGKASSQPSMCPIHNCLCDEDSQLCLLKSNCIKPLVDILHDNDTDVQLAAVDALSTLLLDYTSCSFKRVVDELEHLGAIDSLITLFTEVRSEELQEKTIWMIEKILRVDNVSDRYALNHSLVRALVESFKHGNTNTRKHAQDALTLLKQLSGVSGKTSSQTRARR
- the LOC102659945 gene encoding U-box domain-containing protein 44 isoform X2; translated protein: MSVPQGLVSGPWGYLGLLTPKKMFHLQNASNVSENEERVWCTLEKEGEGRESSKAVQSGIVMDLARALGFEPGDRAEFCNQVKLFKGDPFRSHSVPERRVLMSLERILSNWSVEPVPVSPNWDFEIVEDAAAPVFAFKSFLCPLTKEVMRDPVVVLESSQAYERTAIEYWFERCIQDGRDPTCPVTGRVLKSLELKPNIGLAGAIEEWVGRVVEYQIKSAVQYLSEDPLSVDHVERALDHVFKVSEEHPTRRYIIRNAGVVQLIVTVLSNNSKTIGSHLRSKALMTLLSLAEDEESRKIMLERGTTRLAIHSLIGNSEKEREHAIKLLLEFCNDEDCCVRIASEKGALVLLSSIAGNMEYPSLSNLAEEVLRQMERVEDNVQCLAAAGRFGPLISRLHDGSVGVKIEMASLVGRMTLTNSCKEQIARQGARVFVELLSNQEGSGPSLQALYNLSGLDGNATILIESSVLPSLIEVLFDEKDPSYELKSLAASTIANIVSKPGHWELASADKKGNPMQSEIVVLRLLGLLNSLPSQCQVIVLRILCGITSSPQASELVASHITSKGGFGSVIPFLEHPEVEHRVFAFKLTRLISEWFSQYIANELRLSNKLTVLKEKLLNNQSTSDERSDAAQILANFSLSEGEIQTLLGGDFVEWTAVTLKNQRRISNARSSYTASGMQEGLIGLLLHFTRNLDQQTLNIVRENRLMGIFCEQLDYTSKAKVKQLAAIGLKHLSEFGRSVTARDSKPPSSSGFCSFFVLMCGKASSQPSMCPIHNCLCDEDSQLCLLKSNCIKPLVDILHDNDTDVQLAAVDALSTLLLDYTSCSFKRVVDELEHLGAIDSLITLFTEVRSEELQEKTIWMIEKILRVDNVSDRYALNHSLVRALVESFKHGNTNTRKHAQDALTLLKQLSGVSGKTSSQTRARR